Within the Halarcobacter mediterraneus genome, the region CTCTTTTAACTTTTCAAAATCTGTATCACATTTCTCACAAAGATTATTAGTGATTTTAGGAGCATTGTATAATAGTTTTTGACAGGTTTCATTTTTACAATCTAAAACTCTAATTGGATTTGTATGAATTCTTCTATTACAGTCTTCGCAAAGGTTTTCTTGAATGTTTGTTAAATACTTAATAAGTTTTTCTCTATACGGAGGCATACAAGTTGGACAACCAAGTGAATTAAGCTGTAAAGTAAATTTAATTCCAAAAAAATCTAAAATATCTTTTAGCATCATTATAATATTTGCATCTTCATAAACTGAAGCTTGACCAAATACTTCACAACCAAATTGGTGAAATTGTCTTAGTCTTCCTTTTTGAGGTCTTTCATATCTAAACATAGGTCCATAATAGAACCATTTATATGTTCCACCAGCTCTATCAAACTTATTTTGAACAAAACTTCTTACAACACCTGCTGTTCCTTCTGGTCTTAAACAAACGTCATTTTCACCTTTGTCTATAAACTGATACATCTCTTTATTTACAATATCAGAACTTTCACCTACTGATCTTTTAAATAAAGCTGTTTCTTCTAATATAGGGGTTTCAATATAGGAAAAACCATAGTTTCTAGCAATTCTTGATGCATTTTCAATAAAGTATGTAAAGTATTTACTATCATCATTTAAAATATCATTCATTCCTCTTAAACTTTGAATATTAGCCATTAATAAATCCTTCTATTTTTTCTGCAATTTCTTCGATGCTTAAGCTTGCATCTATATAAATATGGTTTAAATTTAATATTTCTATTGTTTTTTTCATTCTGTTTTGAATATCAAGTAAATACTCAATTCCTCTTGATTCTATTGAATCATTTGATTTATTTCCTAATCTTTTAATTAACTCTTCTTTTGATAATTCAAGTAAAATAACATGACTAGGTAGTATATTTTGTGTTGCAATTAAATTTAAATTTGTTACAAGTTCTAAAGGTAGTTGTTTTGCATAAGAGATACCACTAATTATACTTCTATCACTTATAACCATCTTTTCTTCATTTGGTTTAATAACTTGCTCTATATGTTCAGCTCTGTCTGCAAGAAATAAAAACATTTCAGCAGTTTTACTTGTCGCTTCACCATTTAAAGCCATTGCTCTTAGTTTTAAACCTATTTGAGTTCCACCTGGTTCTTTTGTAAAAACCGCATCTTTGTGGTTTTTTTTCAAAATATCAAGTTGAGTTGATTTACCAGCTGTATCAACTCCTTCAATTACTACATACATTTTAATACCTCGTCTGGTACAAGATGACAGAACTTACCATCAAACCTAATTATCTCTCTTACAATTGTTGAAGAAACAAAGGCATTTTCTAATGTTGGCATTAGATAAAGTGTTTCTAGTTTTTTATTGATTGATGAGTTTGCATAACCCATTTGTAGTTCGTATTCAAAATCAGAAACAGCTCTAAGTCCTCTAATAATAGTATGTATTTCTAGTTCTGTTGCTAAATCAACTAATAAAGTATCAAAGCCAATAACTTTAACTGTTTCCATATTTTTTGTTGCAGCTTTAGCAAATTCAACTCTTCTTTCATGGGAAAACATTGGACCTTTTCTTTCACTTTTTGCAACTGCAATAATAACTTCATCAAAGATATTTGCAGCTCTTCTGATAATATCCATATGTCCATTAGTAATTGGGTCAAAAGTCCCACTATAAATAGCTTTTCTATAAGAGTCAAGAGGTTTTTTTAAATTTTCTGCCATTATTATTTCCATCTTTTATATAAATTGTGGTCAATTTTTAATAAATCAAACCATTTTCCTATCATAAAGTCTTCCATCATTTCTAGTGAATCTTGTTTTGAATAATATGCAAGTGTAGGGGGAGCAATAGTTACACCTAGTTTTGAAAGTTTTAACATATTCTCCAAGGCTATTGAAGAATAAGGCATTTCTCTAGGGGCTAAGATAATATCTCTATTCTCTTTAAGCATAACTGTAAATGCTCTAGTAACTAAGTTATCGCTGATTCCTACAGCACATTTTGCAAGGGTATTCATAGAGCAAGGAAGAATAATCATCTTGTCTGTTTTAAAAGAACCTGATGCGATAGGGGCTTCTATTTGAGTTTCTTTATAGATAAAAGAGTCTTTTCTTTCATTTATCAAGTCTTTTATATTTATATTTTCTTCAAGTTTTAAGGCTTTTTTAGCACTTTTTGAAATTACTGTATGAACTTCTATATTGCTAGGAAGTTTTTGTATAAATTTTAAACCTAGTCTAGAACCACTAGCACCAGTTATCGCAACAACTAATTTCATTTAAAACCTTTTTTGATTTTTAGAAGAAGTAGATGTTAGCTAAAAATGACTTTATTTTCAAAAAGATAGATAAAAATACAAATAAAAATTATCAAAAAGTACATTAAGTTTAATCTAATATTAAGCAATGTTTATATATCATTTTGTATAAGTATTTTATATCTTTTATTTTACAATATGTTAACTAAAAAATATAAAATAATACTTTTTGTAAAGGAAATAATATGTCTAATATTTTAAGTTTTGTGAGAGTTAACAACAATAATGAGATTTATACAAAAAAACAAATAGAGGGATTAGAAAACTATATAGAAAAAAACAATATTTCAATTTCTCAAAATATAGAAATTGAAATTGATACCCCAGAAGAAGAAAAAAATATTTTAGAGTTTTTAAAAAGATGTCAACCTTCATCTACAATTATTGTTTATGATTTAAATGTTTTTGGAAGAACTATTGAGACAATTTTAGAAATTGTAAAATTTCTTTTATCAAACAAAGTTAGAATTATTGTTGTTAAACAAAATTTAGATTTAATTGATGATAAAGATATGTTAACACAGATGATTCTTGGTGTTATATCAATGACAGTAAATTTAGAAAAAGATTTAATGAGTATAAGAACTAAAGAAGCTCTAGCTGCAAAGAAATTAAAAGGCGAACATTTAGGTAAACCAAAAGGCACAATTCAAAAGTCTAAATTTGATAAACAAAGGGATAAAATTGAAGAGTTATTAGCAGTTGGTTTATCTGTTAGAAAAATTGCAAAACTTTTAGGGTATAATAATCATATAGGATTAAATAATTATGTTAAAAAAAGGAATATTAGACATAATTTGCCAAGCACCTTAGAAATAGCAAGCTAAGGGATTAAAAAAGGAGTAAAAAATGTTTGCAATATATAATAAAGCAGGTTTGAACTTTAGAAGTACTATTGACAATCTTTACTCCTTATCAAATGTAGACTCAATATCAAGAGTTAGAAATAATACAGAAGAAGGTCTTCCTAAAGATCATTCCCTTAAAAATAAAAAAAGAACTGGTAAAACTTTTGAAGAAGAATTAAATAATAAAGATACTTCTGATGTAACATCTGTATATAAGGAAATTGCAAATATAGATACAAAAGAACCTATATTTCATATAAAAGAACTGATGAAAACTGATGTAATTACTTTAAATGAAGATGATACTATTAAAAAAGCATATGAATTAATGGAAGAATATGAAGTTAGACAAATACCTGTTTTAAGTATAGAAGACGGGAAAATTATAGGTATGGTGACTCATAAATTATTAGTAGAATATATTTTTAATGATTTAGAGTATGCAGAACACAATGCCAATAGAACTTTAGATACTTTGGATTTTGGACAAGTAATAACAGCAGATCCTATAACAGATATAAGAAGAGTTGCAAAAGTTATGTCTGATTTTAGCTTAACAGCTATTCCTGTAGTAGATGAAGAGGATAATATTAAAGGAATAGTTTCACGTGCAAATATTTTAAAAGCAATTGCAAATACTCCTCCTTTACAAATTTGGGGATAATCTTTTTTATAACTAACAAATAATTAATACATCTATTATAAGATTCCATAACTATAATACTATGGAGAATATATTTGAGTGCATTAAAAGTTTTAGTTTTAGAAAATAAAGATAGTTTTAATACTCAGATTATAAAAGTACTAAAAGATAATGATTTTTATATAGACATTTCCAAAGATGATAATGATTTTTTATCACAGATTTATGAAAAGCATTATGATTTATATTTAATAGGTATAAATGAAGATTCTTTACCTCGCTTTAACTTAATGAAAGCATTAAATGATTTTAAGGATTTGACTTTAAAAATGGTTATAACATCTACTCCTGATATAACTAAACGCTCTTTTTTATATGGTTGTGATGAATGTGTAATTAAAAATCTTGCAGATGAGAAAGAAATAATTTTAAGAATTAAAGCTTTAATTAGAAGACAGTTCAGAGTTTATGGTGATTTTATTCTTTTAAAAAAAAATATCAAATATGATATTTTTACAAAAAAGATATATAAAAATAATGTTGAAGTTTTTTTAGGAGAAAAACCTTCGATGATTTTAGATTATTTATTAAAATATAAAGAGATATTTGTATCTTCAGAAAAACTAGAAGTAGGTGTTTATCCCGCAAATAGTAAATCTAAAAACGCTTCTATACGATTTCATATACATAAAATAAGACAAGCACTAGGTAATGACATAATTATTTCTAGTAGAACAAATGGATATAAAATTAATATTGATTTATAAAAAAGAAGAAATTAAATTTCTTCTTTTTTAATTTATAGAGAGTTTTTAAATAAAATATAAAATCCCCAAGCAAAATAGACAATGCACCAAGTAGATAAAATCCAAAGTAAAGAGTTAGCCATTAAAGTAACTGTTTTATCTTTTGAAGCATCAAAATATCCATTGCTTTTACCTACTTTCCATGCCATAGTAGCAATAAAAGTCACTCCCACTCCTCCTAAAGAAAGAAAAGTTAAAACAAACATACTAATTGAAGCCCATTCAATATTTAGAGGATATTCATAAATGTTATATCCAAAATTATTCATAATATTAAATCTTAAATATTCTCTAAATCCAGAGATTACTAAAAGAAATACTATAAATAGTAGAGATGTTAGATAACTATTTTTCATTTTATTTGATAATACAATCATAAGAAGTGTAAAAACTATAATTAAAATAGAGTATATATCAGCAAGTTTATTTATTTGAAAACTCCAAGTAATAAATAGAATAAAACTAATAACAAAGCCACTAATAGCAATTTTTGTTCCTATTTCTCTAGTTTTTGTTAAAAAGCTTTCGGAAAACTTTTTAGTAGATTTTAAAAAATCACTATAGTTTTGTAAAAATAATCCAACGGCTGGAATACTTAAACTCATTAAAAATAAAAATCTAATTGTTTCAGGATTAAAAGTTAAACCTGAAGTATCAACTGTTCCATTTGGAGCATACCATTGCATCCATTTCTCAGGTTGAATAGCTTGTACTGAAAATACATGCATTAATAAACCTGCAAAAACCAAAAGGCAGAAAGATATAACTCCAATAAGTTTGCTTGAAGAAGAACCTTTTTTATTTGCATAATAATACCAATAATACATACTGTATCCTACTAATAAAGTATATATAAAAATCACTACCCAAAGCCCTGATAAAGTATTAATTGTGTACCAATTAGGATCATATATCACTTGAGTAAATAATAAAGGAGCAACTCCTAAAACTATTAATAAAGAAACACTTAACTTTCCAGTTTGAAGTAAGTGTGGTGTTATAATTTTCCACGTTTCATCATCTTTTTGTTTATATGTTCCATAAAGTGATAAACCAAGACTTCCTATTGATAAGAATACAAATAAAGCATGTAAAGCCCAAGTTAATATGTATAAACCTTGAAAAACAACAGGATAAAATGGAACACCTGCTGGATCTCTTAATAAATTTAATATATCAGCATTCATTAATTCTCCTTATTTTGACTTGCAATCCAAGTTGCAATGGCATCAAACTCTTCATCAGGTAAATCAATTCTTGGCATATATGGAATAGCCCCTGTTGCTAAAGAGTATTGTAAAAATGATTTAATCATATCTTTGTCTTGACCTATAAACTTATCTAATAAAGGTCTAAATTTACCAGTTTTTTCTAAAGAATGGCAATTTGAACACGCAATTTTTGTAAGTAAATGTCCAACTTCAAGTTTATTTTCATCAGTTATAGTTTTCAATCTTTCAGGAATCCATACATTTGTTTTAAGTAAGCCATGTTTTGCAACAATTTCTACTTCATTTTTTATATTTTTCCCAGGTACTTCTCTACCCATAATTTGATTACTATATACATATTGTCCTACAACATATGGCTTTCTAATACTTTCTCTTAATTTTTCTCCAGGCCATAAACCAAAAATTGCAACTACAAAAAGCATTGTTATAGAAAAAGCTCTATTTATAAACAATGGTTTAAAAATAGCAATAGCAAAATATAAAGAGAATAC harbors:
- a CDS encoding UbiX family flavin prenyltransferase, encoding MKLVVAITGASGSRLGLKFIQKLPSNIEVHTVISKSAKKALKLEENINIKDLINERKDSFIYKETQIEAPIASGSFKTDKMIILPCSMNTLAKCAVGISDNLVTRAFTVMLKENRDIILAPREMPYSSIALENMLKLSKLGVTIAPPTLAYYSKQDSLEMMEDFMIGKWFDLLKIDHNLYKRWK
- the coaD gene encoding pantetheine-phosphate adenylyltransferase, whose amino-acid sequence is MAENLKKPLDSYRKAIYSGTFDPITNGHMDIIRRAANIFDEVIIAVAKSERKGPMFSHERRVEFAKAATKNMETVKVIGFDTLLVDLATELEIHTIIRGLRAVSDFEYELQMGYANSSINKKLETLYLMPTLENAFVSSTIVREIIRFDGKFCHLVPDEVLKCM
- a CDS encoding response regulator transcription factor; this encodes MSALKVLVLENKDSFNTQIIKVLKDNDFYIDISKDDNDFLSQIYEKHYDLYLIGINEDSLPRFNLMKALNDFKDLTLKMVITSTPDITKRSFLYGCDECVIKNLADEKEIILRIKALIRRQFRVYGDFILLKKNIKYDIFTKKIYKNNVEVFLGEKPSMILDYLLKYKEIFVSSEKLEVGVYPANSKSKNASIRFHIHKIRQALGNDIIISSRTNGYKINIDL
- a CDS encoding recombinase family protein is translated as MSNILSFVRVNNNNEIYTKKQIEGLENYIEKNNISISQNIEIEIDTPEEEKNILEFLKRCQPSSTIIVYDLNVFGRTIETILEIVKFLLSNKVRIIVVKQNLDLIDDKDMLTQMILGVISMTVNLEKDLMSIRTKEALAAKKLKGEHLGKPKGTIQKSKFDKQRDKIEELLAVGLSVRKIAKLLGYNNHIGLNNYVKKRNIRHNLPSTLEIAS
- the hisS gene encoding histidine--tRNA ligase, whose protein sequence is MANIQSLRGMNDILNDDSKYFTYFIENASRIARNYGFSYIETPILEETALFKRSVGESSDIVNKEMYQFIDKGENDVCLRPEGTAGVVRSFVQNKFDRAGGTYKWFYYGPMFRYERPQKGRLRQFHQFGCEVFGQASVYEDANIIMMLKDILDFFGIKFTLQLNSLGCPTCMPPYREKLIKYLTNIQENLCEDCNRRIHTNPIRVLDCKNETCQKLLYNAPKITNNLCEKCDTDFEKLKEILDFNNIKYEIDTNLVRGLDYYSQTAFEFTSNEIGSQSAIAGGGRYDKLVEFLGGRETPGIGFAIGIERLLELVKMKEQKEDIVYVGAMDDKALNLVSKVVNNKRKTTKTIMEYTSRGFGKHFKLAQKQGANIVALIGENELNDNTIYVKNIETQEEKTIKIEDF
- the tmk gene encoding dTMP kinase, yielding MYVVIEGVDTAGKSTQLDILKKNHKDAVFTKEPGGTQIGLKLRAMALNGEATSKTAEMFLFLADRAEHIEQVIKPNEEKMVISDRSIISGISYAKQLPLELVTNLNLIATQNILPSHVILLELSKEELIKRLGNKSNDSIESRGIEYLLDIQNRMKKTIEILNLNHIYIDASLSIEEIAEKIEGFING
- a CDS encoding CBS domain-containing protein, with protein sequence MFAIYNKAGLNFRSTIDNLYSLSNVDSISRVRNNTEEGLPKDHSLKNKKRTGKTFEEELNNKDTSDVTSVYKEIANIDTKEPIFHIKELMKTDVITLNEDDTIKKAYELMEEYEVRQIPVLSIEDGKIIGMVTHKLLVEYIFNDLEYAEHNANRTLDTLDFGQVITADPITDIRRVAKVMSDFSLTAIPVVDEEDNIKGIVSRANILKAIANTPPLQIWG